DNA from Pelagibacterium nitratireducens:
TGAGATTGTCATTGGCCGGAAAGGACGTGGACTGGAGGATGAACACATCCTCGCCGCGCACGTTTTCGTGGATCTCCACGAAAATTTCCTTGTCGGCGAATTTCTTGACCGACGCGTCGGTCAGTGGAATTTCGAGATAGTCGGAAACGGCCTTGGCCACGGTGAGGTTTGAGTTGCCCGTCACCAGCTTCATGGTCAGCCTCTATATGTGCCCTGATCGCCAGAGGCCGCCAATGCCCCGAGCTTGTTGGGCGGACGTTTAGACCCCGAAGGCCGCAAACTCAATATGACTTTTGAATGAAGGTGAAGGGCGGTTAACGGTGTTGCCCGTCTGCACAGGGTGTCACCCCCTCGCAATGAGCGCAATCTGGCGCCCCGCGCGTGTGTTGTTGTGGGTCGCGTAGCGGTGGGAGAAGTAGAGATCGGGATGGGCGTAGGTACAGCTTCCGACCGATTCGACTGTGCCGATGCCCAGCGATTTTGCCTGCGAGAGCACGAGGCCGGGCACGTCGAAATGGGGCCGGGGCCAGCCCTCGGTGATGATGAAATCGGCAGCGTCGGGGAACTGGGCGCGAATCTCGTCGGCCATCTCCTCGCCGATCTCATAATTTGGGGCCGATATGGCCGGGCCGATGGCGGCGATGATGTTGGCGCGCGAAGCCCCCAACTGTTCCATGGCGGCGACGGTATTGGCCAATATGCCGCCGACGGCACCTTTCCAGCCGGCATGGGCCGCGCCGATTATCCCTGCCTCGGGATCGGCAAGCAGAATGGGCGCGCAATCGGCAGTTAAAATGCCCAGCGCGATGCCCGACCGGGTGGTGACCATAGCGTCCGCTTCGAGACGATCTCCAACCCTGAAGCCATTGTCGACGACATGGACGTGGGTGCCATGAACCTGTTTGGCGAGAGCGACTTCAATGGGGCCGCCCTTGAGGGCCATGACGGCGCGATGAACATTGTCGACGACATTGGCCGCGTCGTCACCAACCGAGCGCGAGGCGTTGAGCGAGGCGAACTCGCCTTCAGACACCCCGCCGCGCCGTCCGAAAAATCCGTGACGGACAGCAGGCGCTTCGGTGATTGCTGGGCTTTTTTCGATGGGCGGATGCATTGTGAGGCAGGCTTTCTCTACGCGGGGAACCCCGCTGGGCGCAGTCCCGGGCTGGCAGCGCACAGGACCTTGAACAGCTCACCCATCTGATCGGCCCGTGTGAGCCGGTCGAAGGCCGATGCGAGGGAGGCGGCCTTTTGCGGGTTTGCCGTGGCGAGTGCTGAATGACGCTCGGCCAGCCCCAATGATGTAAGAAAACTGCCCTGGGTCACAATGGGGTGGACCGTCAACCCAGCCATGCGCCCAGCGCGCCCCAGCGCTTCGAAATCCACATGCGTTGTGAGATCGGCCGCGCCGGGTTGCGCGAGGGGATCGACGGGAGCATGGCGGGCAAGAGCCTGCAGGGTTTCGCCGGGTTGGGTGTGCGCGTAGCCATAATCGATGGTGAGCAACGCACCGCCACGCGGGCCGAGAAGGCGGCAGAGCTGGCCCATGAACTGTTGCCCCGCCAGCCCGATTTCGGCGACCTCGCCATCTTCCGCCGATGCGAAAGCCTCCCCGATCAGAGCTTCCTGATAAGGCGTGGGCGACAGACCGAAGACGCGCTGGCCATCGGCAAGTCCGACGCTGCGTTCATACCATTTGCCCTCGCGCCTGACGAATTGGCGGACCGGGAGCGCGTCGAAGAATTCGTTGGCGATGATGATGAGCGGAGAGGCGCCAAGGGTTTCGACGTCCTCGATCCAGTCGGGCGAATGTGCCGAAAGCCTTTCGCGCTGCATGGCGGCGAGGACCGGATTGGTTTCATAGAGTTTGAGGTCGAGAGCTTCGGCGAGGCCGGTGGCACGGGTTGCGACGCGGAGGGCGTCGGCAAGAAGCGTTCCGCGTCCGGGCCCGAGCTCGAGAAGCGTGAATTTTTCCGGACTGCCCATCTGGAGATAGAGATCGGCGATCCACGCTCCGATCATTTCGCCAAAGGTCTGGCTGATTTCGGGGGCGGTGATGAAGTCGCCGCCGGTGCCGAGCGGGTCGGCCTTGCGGTAATAGCCGCGTGTGGGATGGGTCAGGCACAGGCCCATATAGCTCGCCAGCGACATCGGTCCTTGCTGGCGGATCTGCATGTCGATCAGATCGCCCAGGGAGAGGCCCGGCTCAGCCATGACGACGCTTTTGACTCCAGACAATCAACGCAATGCCCGTAATCAGGATAGGCAGCGAAAGAACCATGCCCATGGTCAGCCAGCCGAAGGCGAGATAGCCGATATGGCTGTCGGGCAGGCGGAAGAATTCGACGAAGATGCGCGAAAGCGCATAGCCGACACCGAAGATTCCTGCTGCGGTGCCGGGGCGACGCAGCACCAGTTTGACGTGGGTGAAATAGCGGATGACGAGGAACAGGAGGACGCCTTCGAGCAGGCCTTCATAGAGCTGGCTGGGGTGGCGCGGCAGGTCGCCGCCGCCGGGGAAGATCACGCCCCAGGGCATTGTGGTGACAGAGCCGTAGAGTTCGGCGTTGATGAAATTGGCAACCCGGCCGAGAAACAGGCCGATGGTGGCGCAGCAGGCGAGCAGGTCCAGGCCTGACAGGATGTTGGCCTTCTTGCGATTGAGGTAGACGATCATGGCAACCATCAGGCCCAGCATGCCGCCATGAAAGCTCATGCCGCCGTCCCAGAGGGCAATGATCTGGCCGGGGTTTGCGGCAAAGACCAAAGGATCGTAGAACAGAACGTAGCCCAGCCGTCCGCCGACGATGATGCCGATGACGATCCAGAAGGTGAAGTCGAACAATTCGTCGGGGGTCATGGGTGGAGTGCCATTGACCCAGAGCGATTTGCGCCTGAGCAGCAGCATGCCGTATCCTACGCCGAGGAAAATGCCGGCCAGGTAGGCCAGTGCATACCAGCGGATGACGATGGGCCCGATGGCAAAGGCGACCGGATCGATCATGGGGAAGGGCACGTGGGGCCTCGAAGCTGATTGCGATTTTGCGGGACCATGCCGCCCGGACCGGCTCTGGTCAAGCGGTCCTCGAGCCCCTACATAGTTGGCAGTGGGCCGGACGGCCAAACAAGAGGAAGTGAGCGATGTCGCAAGGACAAAAGTTTTTCGACGATCTGGGGCGGTTGATGAACGATGCCGCCTCGGTTGCCGATGGTGCGCGCCGCGAGGCGGAGACAGCCATCCGGGGCCAGATGGAGCGGGTCGTCAACGATCTCAACCTCGTCAAGCGCGAGGACTATGACGCATTGCGCGAACTGGTGAGCATCCAGGGCGAGGAAATCGAAGCCCTGCGCCGCGAACTCGAAGCATTCAAGCGCCGCAAGAAGACCACCTAAGTATCATGCGGGTCGCGGTCATTTCCGACGTCCACGCCAATGTGCTGGCGCTTGAGGCGGTGCTGGCCGACATCGCGCGGCACGACGTGGAGAAGATCCTCAATCTCGGCGATCATTTCGCCGGACCCCTGTGGCCCAAAAAGACCGCCTCGGTCATGGCTGAACTCGATATGGTGGCGATCCGCGGCAATACCGATCGCTACCTCGCACAAGGCGATGCGGATCTGCTCGACGAGGATGATCTCAAGATCATCGACGCCATTGAGGGTGAGCCGATGAATTGGCTCAAGCACCTGCCCGAGACGGCCATTTATGCCGATGCAATCTTTATGAGCCATGGAGCGCCGCGATCGGACGAGACCTATTGGCTCGACCGCAAGGTCAAAAAGCACGGCTTCCGTGTTTCCTCGCTCGAAGAAGTAGAGGCTGAACTGCCTCATGGCGATTATCCGGTCTATTGTTGTGGCCATACCCATATTGCGCGGGTGGTGACGCTGGACGACGGGCGGATCGTTTTCAATCCTGGCAGCGTGGGGCGGCCCTCGTTCAACATGAACGATCCTGTGTCAGCGGCGCGGCTTTCGCCGGCGGCCGCCTATGCCATTGTCGAGCTCTCGGCGGGAAAATGGCACGTCAATCTGCGG
Protein-coding regions in this window:
- a CDS encoding class I SAM-dependent methyltransferase, which produces MAEPGLSLGDLIDMQIRQQGPMSLASYMGLCLTHPTRGYYRKADPLGTGGDFITAPEISQTFGEMIGAWIADLYLQMGSPEKFTLLELGPGRGTLLADALRVATRATGLAEALDLKLYETNPVLAAMQRERLSAHSPDWIEDVETLGASPLIIIANEFFDALPVRQFVRREGKWYERSVGLADGQRVFGLSPTPYQEALIGEAFASAEDGEVAEIGLAGQQFMGQLCRLLGPRGGALLTIDYGYAHTQPGETLQALARHAPVDPLAQPGAADLTTHVDFEALGRAGRMAGLTVHPIVTQGSFLTSLGLAERHSALATANPQKAASLASAFDRLTRADQMGELFKVLCAASPGLRPAGFPA
- the lgt gene encoding prolipoprotein diacylglyceryl transferase: MIDPVAFAIGPIVIRWYALAYLAGIFLGVGYGMLLLRRKSLWVNGTPPMTPDELFDFTFWIVIGIIVGGRLGYVLFYDPLVFAANPGQIIALWDGGMSFHGGMLGLMVAMIVYLNRKKANILSGLDLLACCATIGLFLGRVANFINAELYGSVTTMPWGVIFPGGGDLPRHPSQLYEGLLEGVLLFLVIRYFTHVKLVLRRPGTAAGIFGVGYALSRIFVEFFRLPDSHIGYLAFGWLTMGMVLSLPILITGIALIVWSQKRRHG
- a CDS encoding metallophosphoesterase family protein produces the protein MRVAVISDVHANVLALEAVLADIARHDVEKILNLGDHFAGPLWPKKTASVMAELDMVAIRGNTDRYLAQGDADLLDEDDLKIIDAIEGEPMNWLKHLPETAIYADAIFMSHGAPRSDETYWLDRKVKKHGFRVSSLEEVEAELPHGDYPVYCCGHTHIARVVTLDDGRIVFNPGSVGRPSFNMNDPVSAARLSPAAAYAIVELSAGKWHVNLRQVAYDNMAASAMARAWGNETWARDLAEGRTR
- a CDS encoding accessory factor UbiK family protein codes for the protein MSQGQKFFDDLGRLMNDAASVADGARREAETAIRGQMERVVNDLNLVKREDYDALRELVSIQGEEIEALRRELEAFKRRKKTT
- the pgeF gene encoding peptidoglycan editing factor PgeF; translation: MHPPIEKSPAITEAPAVRHGFFGRRGGVSEGEFASLNASRSVGDDAANVVDNVHRAVMALKGGPIEVALAKQVHGTHVHVVDNGFRVGDRLEADAMVTTRSGIALGILTADCAPILLADPEAGIIGAAHAGWKGAVGGILANTVAAMEQLGASRANIIAAIGPAISAPNYEIGEEMADEIRAQFPDAADFIITEGWPRPHFDVPGLVLSQAKSLGIGTVESVGSCTYAHPDLYFSHRYATHNNTRAGRQIALIARG